The following coding sequences are from one Rutidosis leptorrhynchoides isolate AG116_Rl617_1_P2 chromosome 11, CSIRO_AGI_Rlap_v1, whole genome shotgun sequence window:
- the LOC139875220 gene encoding uncharacterized mitochondrial protein AtMg00810-like, protein MKDLGSLSFFLGIDVTRNTQGLFLSQQNYAQDIINRAGMNSCNSVKTPVDLSGKLGNTGSSYTNPTEYRSLAGALQYLTFTLPDISYEVQQICLHMHDPKDSHMQALRRILRYIKVTLSFGLQLSRSSIHSLVSYTDADWGGCPDTRRSTSGYCVLLGTNLISWSAKRQPTVSRSSAEAEFRGVANVVSESCWLRNLLLELYCPISKATLVFCDNVSAIYLSENPVQHQRTKHIEMDIHFVREKVARGQVRVLHIPTRYQLADIFTKGLPRVMFEDFRHSLSVRLPPASTAGEY, encoded by the coding sequence ATGAAAGATCTAGGTAGCTTAAGTTTTTTTCTTGGAATAGATGTTACTCGCAACACTCAAGGCTTGTTTCTTAGTCAACAAAATTATGCTCAGGACATTATCAATCGTGCTGGTATGAATTCATGTAACTCGGTTAAGACGCCTGTTGACTTAAGTGGTAAACTCGGCAATACGGGTTCGTCTTACACGAATCCAACAGAATATCGGAGTTTGGCTGGTGCTCTTCAATACTTGACCTTTACACTTCCGGATATCTCGTATGAGGTGCAACAAATATGTCTTCACATGCATGATCCAAAAGATTCTCACATGCAAGCATTACGACGCATTTTACGGTATATTAAAGTCACATTGTCTTTTGGGCTTCAGCTAAGTCGATCCTCCATTCATTCACTTGTCTCTTATACCGATGCTGATTGGGGCGGATGCCCCGACACACGTCGATCTACTTCCGGCTATTGTGTGTTATTAGGTACTAATCTTATTTCATGGTCAGCAAAACGGCAGCCTACTGTGTCTAGATCGAGTGCTGAAGCCGAGTTTCGGGGTGTTGCAAATGTTGTATCTGAGTCGTGTTGGTTACGTAACTTACTTCTTGAGCTTTATTGTCCCATTTCGAAAGCTACACTGGTTTTTTGTGACAATGTTAGTGCCATCTATCTTTCCGAGAATCCCGTTCAACATCAACGTACCAAGCATATTGAAATGGACATTCACTTTGTTAGGGAAAAAGTGGCCCGTGGTCAAGTTCGTGTGCTTCACATTCCTACTCGATATCAGTTAGCCGATATATTTACCAAAGGGTTGCCACGTGTGATGTTTGAAGATTTCAGACACAGTTTAAGCGTCCGGTTGCCTCCCGCTTCAACTGCTGGGGAATATTAG
- the LOC139875219 gene encoding disease resistance protein Roq1-like, producing MGTGILYAPTVVMVYTNERPNTALDTTSAAHDRRYHVFVSFRGTDTRNSFTDHLYNALTNANIRTFLDDPEINTGDELGPKLVSAIKTSRASIIVLSRNYASSTWCLDELVLILDQRRTSEHIVIPIFYHVVPSDVREQQNSFGDAMAEHKQKMEAETNTEKKSQRAQKMEKWEKALAEVADLKGKVANNRSRPETKLIKEIVNEISSRLELHKISKIPKIIGSDSAIRQITSFLKDGSSHAVLTIWGMAGIGKTHLADYVYKLHYRDFERSCFLKDIERCPPNGLLNLQNQLLKDTRYELWEDINDTDVATCQIEECLLRERTLVVLDGINKFEQLDVLLGTNNLHPGTRIIITSKSDSLTEKCGMLQTKPQPLMHKKLKIGSLDFISSSNNLINKDMCTIVS from the exons ATGGGGACAGGAATATTATAtgcaccaacggtagtcatggtgtatACGAACGAACGCCCAAAcacggctcttgataccactt CAGCAGCTCATGATCGTAGATACCATGTTTTTGTTAGTTTTAGAGGTACTGACACTCGTAATAGTTTCACCGATCATCTTTACAACGCCTTGACGAATGCCAATATCCGCACGTTCTTGGATGATCCTGAGATTAACACTGGAGACGAACTGGGACCAAAATTAGTGAGTGCGATTAAAACATCGAGAGCTTCTATTATCGTGTTGTCAAGAAATTATGCTTCTTCAACCTGGTGCCTTGATGAACTGGTATTAATTCTTGATCAACGTAGGACCTCTGAACATATAGTTATCCCGATCTTTTATCATGTGGTTCCAAGTGATGTCAGGGAGCAACAAAATAGTTTTGGAGATGCAATGGCCGAACATAAACAGAAAATGGAAGCAGAAACAAACACAGAGAAAAAAAGTCAACGGGCCCAGAAGATGGAGAAATGGGAGAAAGCACTTGCAGAAGTTGCCGATTTAAAAGGAAAGGTTGCAAATAACAG GAGTAGGCCGGAGACAAAACTTATTAAGGAAATAGTTAATGAGATCAGTAGCAGATTAGAACTACACAAAATAAGTAAAATCCCAAAAATAATTGGGTCTGATTCTGCGATTAGGCAAATAACTTCATTCTTAAAGGACGGATCTTCACACGCGGTTCTTACGATATGGGGAATGGCTGGGATTGGAAAGACACATTTGGCTGACTATGTCTATAAGTTGCACTATCGTGATTTTGAAAGAAGCTGCTTTCTAAAAGATATTGAAAGGTGTCCACCGAATGGGTTGTTGAATTTACAAAACCAACTCCTTAAAGACACTCGGTATGAACTTTGGGAGGACATTAACGATACTGATGTGGCCACCTGTCAGATTGAGGAATGTTTACTTAGAGAAAGAACTCTTGTTGTTCTCGATGGGATTAATAAGTTTGAGCAGTTGGATGTTTTGCTTGGGACAAATAACCTTCATCCAGGAACCAGAATCATAATAACATCCAAAAGTGACTCATTAACAGAAAAATGTGGGATGTTGCAAACAAAACCTCAACCGTTAATGCACAAAAAGCTTAAAATTGGAAGCTTAGATTTT ATCTCATCTAGCAATAATCTAATAAATAAAGATATGTGCACAATCGTATCCTAA